A stretch of Natronococcus sp. CG52 DNA encodes these proteins:
- a CDS encoding DUF371 domain-containing protein, with product MNEVIRARGHEHVSAEHASTFEVTTDDYLTPAGDCILAIEADRTPADFDPEFVEACQDSDATITVAIEADGHRESVTGRGHPDLEFANERSAVGRTSDYVDDRTIVVGAEFAAEGFDRNLIDALADGAEATVTITVE from the coding sequence ATGAACGAAGTCATCCGCGCTCGCGGTCACGAGCACGTCAGCGCCGAACACGCGAGCACGTTCGAGGTGACGACCGACGATTACCTCACCCCCGCGGGGGACTGCATTCTGGCGATCGAGGCCGACCGGACGCCCGCCGACTTCGATCCCGAGTTCGTCGAGGCCTGCCAGGACTCCGACGCGACGATCACGGTCGCGATAGAAGCCGATGGCCACCGCGAATCGGTGACGGGGCGGGGCCATCCCGACCTCGAGTTCGCGAACGAGCGCAGCGCGGTCGGTCGAACCAGCGACTACGTGGACGACCGCACGATCGTGGTCGGCGCCGAGTTCGCCGCCGAGGGGTTCGATCGCAACCTGATCGACGCGCTGGCCGACGGCGCCGAGGCGACGGTGACGATCACCGTCGAGTGA
- a CDS encoding transporter substrate-binding domain-containing protein — MVDITSDHITRRETLRYGGTTAVALLATGCLGQDDTGEADEDAENSEADAGTGAAENGEENGEVESVVVGTEAGFPPFEMIEDGEIVGFDVDLTEAMLEEAQGYELEEWRDLEFGSLIPALEDGSIDVIAAAMTITEEREEQIAFTDPYFSADQSVLVAEGGDFQPESLEDFDGQSVGAQVGTTGEGVVEEELIEAGRIGEGDYASYDSYILAVEDLERGIVDAIVIDEPVGDTFADERNVEVALTHETGEEFGLGVRQEDDDLREALNEGLESIEESSEYEELLSEWFG, encoded by the coding sequence ATGGTTGATATTACCAGCGACCACATAACTCGCAGGGAGACCCTCCGCTACGGAGGAACCACCGCAGTCGCGTTGCTCGCCACAGGGTGTCTCGGCCAGGACGATACGGGCGAAGCCGACGAGGACGCCGAGAATAGCGAGGCAGACGCCGGAACTGGCGCCGCCGAGAACGGTGAAGAGAACGGGGAGGTCGAGAGCGTCGTCGTCGGAACGGAAGCGGGATTCCCGCCGTTCGAGATGATCGAAGACGGCGAGATCGTCGGCTTCGACGTCGATCTGACCGAAGCGATGCTCGAGGAGGCCCAGGGGTACGAGCTCGAGGAGTGGCGGGACCTGGAGTTCGGATCGCTGATCCCGGCGCTCGAGGACGGCAGCATCGACGTGATCGCCGCGGCCATGACGATCACGGAAGAGCGCGAGGAGCAGATCGCCTTCACGGATCCCTACTTCAGCGCCGACCAGTCCGTGCTGGTCGCCGAGGGCGGCGACTTCCAGCCGGAGTCGCTCGAGGACTTCGACGGACAGTCGGTCGGCGCGCAGGTCGGGACCACCGGCGAGGGCGTCGTCGAGGAGGAGTTGATCGAGGCCGGACGCATCGGAGAGGGGGATTACGCCTCGTACGACAGCTACATCCTGGCGGTCGAAGACCTGGAACGGGGGATCGTCGACGCGATCGTCATCGACGAACCGGTCGGCGACACGTTCGCCGACGAGCGAAACGTCGAAGTGGCGCTCACGCACGAAACCGGCGAGGAGTTCGGCCTCGGCGTCCGACAGGAGGACGACGACCTGCGGGAGGCCCTGAACGAGGGGCTCGAGTCGATCGAGGAGTCGAGCGAGTACGAGGAGCTCCTCTCGGAGTGGTTCGGCTGA
- a CDS encoding amino acid ABC transporter permease, which translates to MSWLEPIAFSASEDWLFVLDNYEYLLAGAVITVALTATSIVLGLLLGFPAGAIELYGGRFSSGVVRKVGVAVRGTPILVIMVFTFFVFPLEWVYVLPASEPFQAAVLALGVRSAAYQSQIFRGALQSIDPGQLEAAESIGMSRRKAIGYVLVPQALRRSVPGFQNEFTIVLKDTSIAFAIGLGELLRHSHDLMTQQTTAALELFVFASLIYFLLTISTNRTLDYVNDRYAIPGEG; encoded by the coding sequence CTGTCGTGGCTCGAGCCGATCGCATTCTCCGCCTCCGAGGACTGGCTGTTCGTCCTCGACAACTACGAGTACTTACTCGCCGGGGCGGTGATCACCGTCGCGCTGACGGCGACGAGTATCGTGCTCGGGCTCCTGCTCGGTTTCCCGGCCGGAGCGATCGAGCTCTACGGCGGCCGCTTCTCGAGCGGCGTCGTCCGGAAAGTCGGCGTCGCAGTGAGGGGAACGCCCATTCTCGTGATCATGGTGTTCACGTTCTTCGTGTTCCCGCTCGAGTGGGTGTATGTGCTTCCGGCCAGCGAGCCGTTCCAGGCCGCCGTACTCGCGCTGGGCGTCCGCAGCGCCGCCTACCAGTCACAGATCTTCCGCGGCGCGCTCCAAAGCATCGACCCTGGACAGCTCGAGGCCGCCGAGTCGATCGGCATGTCCAGGCGGAAAGCGATCGGTTACGTGCTGGTCCCCCAGGCACTCCGGCGGAGCGTCCCGGGGTTCCAGAACGAGTTCACCATCGTGCTCAAGGACACCAGCATCGCTTTCGCCATCGGGCTCGGCGAACTCCTCAGACACTCCCACGACCTGATGACCCAGCAGACGACCGCGGCGCTGGAACTGTTCGTCTTCGCCAGTCTGATCTACTTCCTGCTCACGATTTCGACGAATCGCACGCTCGACTACGTGAACGATCGGTACGCGATACCGGGTGAGGGATGA
- a CDS encoding amino acid ABC transporter ATP-binding protein, whose protein sequence is MTAQRTDDRRRSESEPLLRIENVWKSFGSEQVFRGIDLAVDRGDVEVLVGPSGSGKSTLLRCINRLTEVDDGEIYLDGECVTAADADVNELRQQVGMVFQDINLFAHLTARENVTLGLRRVRGFSKGEARERADRELENVGLSDQVDSYPAQLSGGQKQRVGIARALAMDPKLMLFDEPTSALDPELSNSVLEVMEQLVEAGMTMIVVTHEMRFARSAADSITFLEGGRIVERGPPERLFENPERERTREFLESIYG, encoded by the coding sequence ATGACGGCACAACGAACCGACGATCGGCGACGATCGGAGAGCGAACCGCTGTTGCGTATCGAGAACGTCTGGAAGTCCTTCGGCAGCGAACAGGTGTTCCGCGGGATCGACCTCGCGGTTGATCGGGGCGACGTCGAGGTCCTGGTCGGCCCCTCCGGGAGTGGCAAGTCGACGCTCCTGCGTTGTATCAACCGGCTGACGGAGGTCGACGACGGCGAGATCTATCTCGACGGCGAGTGCGTGACCGCCGCCGACGCCGACGTCAACGAGTTGCGCCAGCAGGTCGGAATGGTCTTTCAGGATATCAACCTCTTCGCCCACCTGACCGCGCGCGAGAATGTCACGCTTGGACTCCGCCGCGTCCGCGGCTTCAGTAAAGGCGAGGCTCGCGAGCGAGCGGACCGGGAGCTGGAAAACGTCGGACTGAGCGATCAGGTCGACTCCTATCCGGCGCAGCTCTCGGGCGGCCAGAAACAGCGCGTCGGAATCGCCCGCGCGCTCGCCATGGATCCGAAGCTGATGCTGTTCGACGAGCCGACGAGCGCGCTCGATCCCGAACTCTCGAACAGCGTCCTCGAGGTGATGGAACAACTCGTCGAGGCAGGGATGACCATGATCGTGGTGACCCACGAGATGCGCTTCGCCAGGTCGGCCGCCGACAGCATTACGTTCCTCGAGGGCGGTCGAATCGTCGAGCGCGGCCCGCCCGAGCGGCTGTTCGAGAACCCGGAGCGAGAGCGAACCCGCGAGTTCCTCGAGAGCATCTATGGATAG
- a CDS encoding amino acid ABC transporter permease, with protein MDSSTDARKLTVPEIRVGRVLAILAAVAFWGWLLTRWINDWVLARIGVGPGAGAHFLESEPFDAAAERLAASADAYGPFAGVVDWIGSVVGGVGVAVDLAPVLAVGAWYTIVLTVVSIVLGLLIAVPLSVVRVYGGPFRWLALGYIELIRGTPLLAQLFVLYFGLPLAVWLHGVETVGRGPIPDQAFIIAVVGFTINSSAYQAEYIRGALESVDRGQLTAARSVGLSQLDGLRYVVMPQTLRYAIPAWTNELVYLIKYSSLAAFITVPELYYRASRIASRTFEHTAIYATIAIVYLAIVLTATVLMSRVEREVAIPGLGQAEGRYQGKTEGERE; from the coding sequence ATGGATAGTTCGACCGACGCCCGGAAGCTGACGGTGCCCGAGATTCGCGTCGGACGCGTCCTCGCCATCCTCGCTGCGGTCGCGTTCTGGGGCTGGCTCCTCACTCGATGGATCAACGACTGGGTACTCGCACGAATCGGGGTCGGACCGGGTGCCGGAGCGCACTTCCTCGAGTCCGAGCCGTTCGACGCGGCCGCCGAGCGACTCGCGGCGTCGGCGGATGCCTACGGCCCCTTCGCGGGCGTCGTCGACTGGATCGGCTCGGTCGTCGGCGGCGTCGGCGTGGCAGTCGACCTCGCGCCGGTGCTCGCGGTCGGGGCGTGGTACACGATCGTCCTGACCGTCGTGAGCATCGTCCTCGGGTTGCTCATCGCCGTTCCGCTGAGCGTAGTCCGGGTCTACGGCGGCCCGTTTCGGTGGCTCGCGCTGGGATACATCGAACTCATCAGGGGGACGCCGCTGCTCGCCCAGCTGTTCGTACTGTACTTCGGGCTCCCGCTCGCCGTCTGGCTCCACGGCGTCGAAACCGTCGGTCGGGGACCGATTCCCGATCAAGCGTTCATCATCGCCGTCGTGGGGTTTACCATCAACAGCTCCGCCTACCAGGCGGAGTACATCCGCGGCGCGCTCGAGAGCGTCGACCGCGGCCAACTCACCGCCGCGCGGTCGGTCGGGCTCTCGCAGCTCGATGGACTCCGATACGTCGTGATGCCACAGACGCTCCGGTACGCCATTCCCGCCTGGACGAACGAACTCGTCTACTTGATCAAGTACTCGTCGCTGGCGGCGTTTATCACGGTTCCCGAACTCTACTACCGGGCGTCCCGGATCGCCTCGCGAACGTTCGAACACACCGCTATCTACGCCACCATCGCGATCGTCTATCTCGCGATCGTCCTGACGGCGACGGTACTGATGAGCCGCGTCGAACGGGAGGTCGCTATCCCCGGCCTGGGTCAAGCTGAGGGGCGCTACCAGGGGAAAACCGAAGGCGAGCGGGAATAA
- a CDS encoding M14 family zinc carboxypeptidase: MDRRMFIKSTGVSLSALGLVGVGSADDDRYRPGGPWAPNENAVNYESFLDNEQLAERLQRIDRRSDRVELAERGRSAGRNDPIWEVTLGDGDENVHMINGIHGDEPAGVEATVKVIEQFARGTSPEIEGILDNLTLTIIPDANPDGSEFRGDSGLAEEGDRIQRRINTTEWEEGDSLSEPNYFYEYPTGGGYDLNRDFSVDPDFTPIEDEREEWWEGSSYNLPTEEIPLEPTIDDPPETVRNHGLRLNPETRAITESYLEADPDWAFTHHHQGAAIDPDSTDESGPDWQTVMSVMAPQGPAYADISDDIEEGGGNVFLSEDAQKRSLQLGILAKDAMQARGGGKLDKINRYPYGPLWGSYEEALPPQTDAAALLYEVAHQSEDRGQMAVGTTINATVTVYVETFRRIASGAIHDLDETRYFDEMSVREFPYLENPHGR, translated from the coding sequence ATGGACCGGAGGATGTTCATCAAGTCGACAGGTGTATCGCTTTCGGCACTGGGACTCGTCGGCGTCGGCAGTGCGGACGACGATCGGTATCGACCGGGCGGTCCGTGGGCACCCAACGAGAACGCGGTTAACTACGAGTCGTTCCTCGATAACGAGCAGCTAGCCGAGCGGCTCCAGCGGATCGATCGCCGAAGCGATCGCGTCGAACTCGCCGAGAGAGGCCGATCGGCGGGCCGGAACGATCCGATCTGGGAGGTAACGCTCGGCGACGGCGATGAGAACGTCCACATGATCAACGGGATCCACGGCGACGAACCGGCCGGCGTCGAAGCCACCGTCAAGGTCATCGAGCAATTCGCACGGGGCACCTCGCCGGAAATCGAGGGGATCCTCGACAATCTCACGCTGACGATCATTCCCGACGCGAACCCCGACGGGAGCGAGTTCCGGGGTGACAGCGGACTCGCGGAGGAGGGCGATCGCATCCAGCGACGGATCAACACGACCGAGTGGGAGGAGGGCGACTCCCTTTCCGAGCCGAACTACTTCTACGAGTACCCCACTGGCGGCGGCTACGACCTCAATCGCGACTTCAGCGTCGACCCCGACTTCACGCCGATCGAGGACGAACGCGAGGAGTGGTGGGAGGGGTCGTCGTACAACCTGCCGACCGAGGAGATCCCGCTCGAGCCGACGATCGACGACCCGCCGGAAACCGTTCGGAATCACGGCCTGCGTCTCAATCCCGAAACCCGCGCGATAACGGAGTCGTATCTCGAGGCCGATCCTGACTGGGCGTTCACCCACCACCACCAGGGAGCGGCCATCGATCCCGATTCGACGGACGAGTCCGGTCCGGACTGGCAGACCGTGATGAGCGTGATGGCGCCACAGGGGCCGGCCTACGCCGACATCTCCGACGACATCGAGGAGGGAGGCGGCAACGTCTTCCTGAGCGAGGACGCACAGAAGCGCTCGCTCCAGCTCGGAATCCTCGCGAAGGACGCGATGCAGGCCCGCGGCGGCGGGAAGCTCGACAAGATCAACCGGTATCCGTACGGCCCGCTCTGGGGATCCTACGAGGAAGCTCTGCCGCCACAGACCGACGCCGCGGCGCTCCTCTACGAGGTCGCCCACCAGAGCGAAGACCGGGGCCAGATGGCCGTCGGAACGACGATCAACGCGACCGTCACGGTCTACGTGGAGACGTTCCGACGCATCGCCAGCGGGGCGATTCACGACCTCGACGAGACGCGGTACTTCGACGAGATGTCGGTCCGCGAGTTCCCGTACCTGGAGAACCCCCACGGTCGATAG
- a CDS encoding alkaline phosphatase family protein — protein MGLFDRLRGDDNPRVAFIGVDGVPYSLLSENEDLFPNFASLAADGTASEISSIVPPESSACWPSLTTGVNPGETGVYGFQDREVGTYDTYVPMGREVQADRVWDRVQEEGLKATVMNVPVTFPPQRNVQRMVSGFLSPDLEKAAYPDDVRDYLETLDYRIDVNPKLGHQEKKEEFIQDAHETIDARFEAFEHYIEEDDWDLFFGVFMTTDRVNHFLFKDYERDGQYKDEFLEFYQKVDDYIGRLREAVPDDVTLIVASDHGFTSLDYEVHFNEWLQQEGWLSFGTDEPEELGDIADETKAYSFIPGRFYINLEGREPRGSVPEDEYDEVRDQLKQDLEALEGPEGRNVVDRVVEKEEAFRGDHDDIAPDLVAIPNKGFDLKSGFKADSEVFTTGPRNGMHSFDDTSLYIDDPDASIGDADLFDITPTILNLLDIEYSRGEFDGASLI, from the coding sequence ATGGGTCTGTTCGATCGATTACGGGGCGACGACAACCCCCGAGTCGCGTTTATCGGAGTCGACGGCGTGCCGTACAGTCTCCTCTCGGAGAACGAAGATCTGTTCCCGAACTTCGCCTCGCTCGCAGCGGACGGGACGGCCAGCGAGATCTCGAGTATCGTCCCACCCGAATCGAGCGCGTGCTGGCCGTCGCTGACGACCGGCGTAAACCCCGGTGAGACGGGCGTCTACGGCTTCCAGGATCGGGAAGTCGGAACCTACGACACCTACGTTCCGATGGGTCGCGAGGTCCAGGCCGATCGTGTCTGGGACCGCGTCCAGGAGGAGGGTCTCAAGGCGACGGTGATGAACGTCCCCGTCACGTTCCCGCCGCAGCGAAACGTCCAGCGGATGGTCTCCGGCTTCCTCTCTCCCGACCTCGAGAAGGCCGCGTATCCCGACGACGTCCGCGACTATCTCGAGACGCTCGACTACCGGATCGACGTCAATCCGAAACTCGGCCACCAGGAGAAAAAAGAGGAGTTCATCCAGGACGCCCACGAGACGATCGACGCCCGGTTCGAGGCGTTCGAACACTACATCGAGGAGGACGACTGGGATCTCTTCTTCGGCGTCTTCATGACGACCGACCGGGTCAATCACTTCCTGTTCAAGGACTACGAGCGAGACGGTCAGTACAAGGACGAATTCCTCGAGTTCTACCAGAAGGTCGACGACTACATCGGTCGCCTCCGCGAGGCGGTTCCCGACGACGTCACCCTCATCGTCGCCTCCGATCACGGCTTTACCAGCCTCGACTACGAGGTCCACTTCAACGAGTGGCTGCAGCAGGAGGGCTGGCTCTCGTTCGGGACGGACGAACCCGAGGAACTGGGCGACATCGCCGACGAGACGAAGGCCTACTCGTTCATCCCCGGCCGCTTCTACATCAATCTCGAGGGTCGCGAGCCCCGCGGATCGGTCCCCGAGGACGAGTACGACGAGGTTCGCGACCAGCTCAAGCAGGATCTCGAGGCGCTCGAGGGTCCCGAAGGGCGGAACGTCGTCGACCGCGTCGTCGAGAAGGAAGAGGCCTTCCGCGGCGACCACGACGACATCGCGCCGGACCTGGTCGCGATTCCGAACAAGGGCTTCGACCTCAAGTCCGGATTCAAGGCCGACTCCGAGGTGTTCACGACCGGACCGCGCAACGGGATGCACAGCTTCGACGACACCTCGCTGTACATCGACGATCCGGACGCGTCGATCGGCGACGCCGACCTCTTCGACATTACGCCGACGATCCTCAACCTGCTGGACATCGAGTACAGCCGCGGCGAGTTCGACGGCGCGAGTCTGATCTGA
- a CDS encoding inorganic diphosphatase, whose translation MVNLWEDLETGPNAPEEIYAVVECLKGERNKYEYDKDVPGVVLDRVLHSNVHYPSDYGFIPQSYYDDEDPFDVLVLVEDQTFPGCVIEARPVALMKMDDDGEQDDKVIAVPSEDPRYDHIEDLEDIPQQQLDEIDEFFATYKNLEEGKEVETLGWEDRQAAYDAIEHAQDLYEEHFE comes from the coding sequence ATGGTCAATCTCTGGGAAGACCTCGAAACAGGACCGAACGCGCCCGAAGAAATCTACGCCGTCGTCGAGTGTCTCAAAGGCGAGCGCAACAAGTACGAGTACGACAAGGACGTTCCCGGCGTCGTCCTCGATCGCGTGCTCCACTCGAACGTTCACTACCCGTCTGACTACGGGTTCATCCCGCAGTCGTACTACGACGACGAGGATCCCTTCGACGTGCTCGTCCTCGTCGAGGATCAGACGTTCCCCGGCTGCGTTATCGAGGCCCGCCCCGTCGCACTCATGAAGATGGACGACGACGGCGAGCAGGACGACAAAGTGATCGCCGTCCCGAGCGAGGATCCGCGCTACGATCACATCGAGGACCTCGAGGACATTCCACAGCAGCAACTCGACGAGATCGACGAGTTCTTCGCGACCTACAAGAACTTAGAGGAGGGCAAGGAAGTCGAGACGCTCGGCTGGGAGGACAGGCAGGCCGCCTACGACGCGATCGAGCACGCACAGGACCTCTACGAAGAGCACTTCGAATAA
- a CDS encoding PadR family transcriptional regulator, with protein sequence MSEAQSITGDQSIARELTAFQNNILIILAKEPMYGLAIKRELEDYYGTEVNHGRLYPNLDELVELGLVEKSELDKRTNQYSLTDEGYEAVLDGIQWTLSKVVTDDDRADEINEIVDESY encoded by the coding sequence ATGTCAGAGGCACAATCAATCACCGGCGACCAGAGTATCGCACGCGAACTTACCGCATTCCAGAACAACATCCTCATCATCCTCGCAAAGGAGCCGATGTACGGCCTGGCGATCAAGCGGGAACTCGAGGATTACTACGGAACCGAGGTCAATCACGGCCGACTCTATCCCAACCTCGACGAGCTCGTCGAGCTGGGACTGGTCGAGAAGAGCGAACTCGACAAACGAACCAATCAGTACTCCCTGACCGACGAGGGCTATGAGGCCGTCCTCGACGGTATCCAGTGGACGCTCTCGAAGGTCGTCACCGACGACGACCGCGCAGACGAGATCAACGAGATCGTCGACGAGAGCTACTGA
- a CDS encoding DUF7108 family protein: protein MSDRTAGDGDLENEDESEGAAEELPSDVVDDAERLTRLARTTTAEDERRVHLDRRSQLLEVYDFTARVREDDDATLVLHPAEWNADGVIRTDHIEDISRAVEIPLEGAEDPDDWDAVDERNRELAAEVRDAHGDVHGDNAIALADFFGNHYAKPIEDATAAELEEFCRDYFVRNAWPSAEQRDAIDESIRLVFQTAAEPVPEFRTQPSSGTN, encoded by the coding sequence ATGAGCGATCGAACCGCCGGCGACGGCGACCTCGAAAACGAGGACGAGAGCGAGGGTGCTGCCGAAGAACTCCCAAGCGACGTCGTCGACGACGCCGAACGGCTCACGCGACTCGCCCGAACCACGACCGCCGAGGACGAGCGCCGCGTCCACCTCGATCGACGCAGTCAACTGCTCGAGGTGTACGACTTCACCGCTCGCGTTCGCGAGGACGACGACGCGACCCTCGTGCTCCACCCGGCGGAGTGGAACGCGGACGGCGTTATCAGGACGGACCACATCGAGGACATCTCGCGCGCGGTCGAAATTCCGCTCGAGGGAGCCGAAGATCCCGACGACTGGGACGCGGTGGACGAGCGCAACCGCGAACTCGCCGCCGAGGTCAGGGACGCCCACGGCGACGTCCACGGCGACAACGCGATCGCGCTCGCGGACTTTTTCGGGAATCACTACGCGAAGCCGATCGAAGACGCGACGGCCGCGGAGCTCGAGGAGTTCTGTCGGGACTACTTCGTACGGAACGCGTGGCCGTCGGCAGAACAACGGGACGCGATCGATGAATCGATCCGTCTCGTCTTCCAGACAGCTGCGGAACCGGTGCCCGAGTTCCGGACGCAGCCGTCTTCCGGTACCAACTGA
- the rnhA gene encoding ribonuclease HI codes for MPVIECDVDAARDRLEEAGVTVEPGNTDHERWRASHGDATAVAYDDKVVIQGETPRKLESLLRDGGGRAHVYFDGACRGNPGPAAIGWLIVTGDGIVAEGNERIGRATNNQAEYAALITALEAAREYGYDEVHARGDSELIVKQVRGEYDTNNPELREKRVTALELFTSFDEWTLEHVPREVNDRADGLANEALDQG; via the coding sequence ATGCCGGTCATCGAGTGTGACGTCGACGCGGCCCGCGACCGTCTCGAGGAAGCAGGCGTAACCGTCGAGCCCGGAAACACCGACCACGAGCGCTGGCGGGCCTCTCACGGCGATGCGACGGCGGTTGCCTACGACGATAAGGTCGTGATTCAGGGCGAAACTCCGCGAAAACTCGAGTCGCTGCTTCGCGACGGCGGCGGTCGGGCGCACGTCTACTTCGACGGAGCGTGCCGCGGCAATCCCGGTCCCGCGGCTATCGGCTGGCTGATCGTCACCGGCGACGGCATCGTCGCCGAGGGTAACGAACGGATCGGCCGCGCGACGAACAACCAGGCGGAGTACGCCGCACTGATTACGGCGCTCGAAGCGGCCCGCGAGTACGGCTACGACGAGGTACACGCGCGCGGCGATTCCGAACTCATCGTCAAACAGGTCCGAGGCGAGTACGACACGAACAATCCCGAACTGCGCGAGAAGCGGGTGACCGCGCTTGAACTGTTCACCTCGTTCGACGAGTGGACGCTTGAGCACGTCCCGCGCGAGGTCAACGACCGAGCGGACGGACTCGCGAACGAGGCGCTGGATCAGGGCTGA
- a CDS encoding transcription initiation factor IIB, whose amino-acid sequence MTRSTRQRERTRETDETEDQEGVRACPECESDNLVKDSDRGELICEDCGLVVEEEKIDPGPEWRAFNHQERQEKSRVGAPTTQTMHDKGLTTTIDWKDKDAYGRSISSKKRSQMHRLRKWQERIRTKDAGERNLQFALSEIDRMASALGVPRSVREVASVIYRRALKEDLIRGRSIEGVATSALYAACRKEGIPRSLEEISEVSRVERKEIGRTYRYISQELGLEMRPVDPKKYVPRFCSELELSEEVQTKANEIIEKTAEEGLLSGKSPTGYAAAAIYAASLLCNEKKTQREVADVAQVTEVTIRNRYQEQIEAMGIHG is encoded by the coding sequence ATGACACGGTCCACCCGCCAGCGGGAGCGAACGCGTGAGACGGACGAGACCGAGGATCAGGAGGGGGTACGTGCCTGCCCCGAGTGTGAATCGGATAACCTCGTGAAAGACTCCGACAGGGGTGAGCTCATCTGTGAAGACTGTGGGCTCGTCGTGGAGGAGGAGAAAATTGATCCTGGTCCGGAGTGGCGGGCGTTCAACCACCAGGAACGTCAGGAGAAGTCGCGCGTCGGTGCGCCGACGACCCAGACGATGCACGACAAGGGGCTGACGACCACGATCGACTGGAAGGACAAGGACGCGTACGGTCGTTCGATTTCCTCGAAAAAGCGCAGTCAGATGCACCGACTGCGCAAGTGGCAAGAGCGGATCCGAACGAAGGACGCCGGCGAGCGCAACCTGCAGTTCGCGCTCTCCGAAATCGATCGGATGGCCTCGGCACTGGGTGTGCCGCGGTCGGTTCGTGAGGTCGCGTCGGTCATCTACCGACGCGCGCTCAAAGAGGATCTCATCCGCGGACGATCCATCGAGGGCGTCGCCACCTCCGCGCTGTACGCTGCCTGTCGGAAGGAAGGCATTCCGCGCAGTCTGGAAGAAATCTCGGAAGTCTCACGCGTCGAACGAAAGGAGATCGGTCGCACGTATCGGTACATCTCGCAGGAACTCGGCCTCGAGATGCGCCCCGTCGACCCGAAAAAGTACGTCCCGCGCTTCTGTTCTGAACTCGAGTTGTCCGAGGAGGTCCAGACCAAGGCCAACGAAATCATCGAGAAGACGGCCGAGGAAGGACTGCTGTCGGGCAAGTCACCGACCGGCTACGCCGCGGCCGCGATCTACGCCGCGTCCCTGCTCTGCAACGAGAAGAAGACCCAGCGTGAGGTCGCAGACGTCGCGCAGGTGACCGAAGTCACGATCCGGAACCGGTACCAGGAACAGATCGAAGCGATGGGAATCCACGGCTAA
- the gfcR gene encoding transcriptional regulator GfcR produces MKNVDDLIESAAELADQGLSKGEIADELNVSRETASWLVERSGVTAEPASQTSEPATGTGGPQDIHVDWSAVGRDSKRMGSIAEAMADMLAKHGEDVDLTVGIEKAGGPIATLIARELGTDLSTYTPAKHQWEEGDIEDLGGTFSRNFAGIRNRECYVVDDTITSGTTMRETIKAIRSQGGEPLACVVLADKQGLEELEGVPVYSLLQVISVGKED; encoded by the coding sequence ATGAAAAACGTCGACGACCTCATCGAGAGTGCCGCCGAACTCGCTGACCAGGGTCTCTCGAAGGGCGAGATCGCGGACGAACTGAACGTCTCTCGAGAGACCGCAAGCTGGCTGGTCGAGCGCAGCGGTGTGACGGCCGAGCCCGCGAGCCAGACCAGCGAGCCGGCGACCGGAACTGGCGGTCCGCAGGACATCCACGTCGACTGGTCCGCGGTCGGCCGCGACAGCAAGCGCATGGGTTCGATCGCCGAGGCGATGGCCGACATGCTCGCCAAACACGGAGAGGACGTCGATCTGACGGTCGGCATCGAGAAGGCGGGTGGTCCGATCGCCACGCTCATCGCGCGGGAGCTCGGGACCGATCTCTCGACGTACACGCCGGCCAAACACCAGTGGGAGGAAGGCGACATCGAGGACCTCGGCGGAACGTTCTCGCGTAACTTCGCCGGGATCCGCAACCGGGAGTGTTACGTCGTCGACGACACCATCACCAGCGGCACGACGATGCGTGAAACGATCAAGGCGATCCGCTCGCAGGGAGGCGAGCCGCTCGCATGTGTCGTCCTGGCGGACAAACAGGGCCTCGAGGAACTCGAGGGCGTTCCCGTCTACTCGCTGCTGCAGGTCATCAGCGTCGGCAAGGAGGACTGA